The sequence TTTTTCATAGATTGTTTTCTTATGTTGAGATAATTCATATATCACTTCCTATAATATATAATTAGACTTAGAGAGGATGGTGTTTTGACTGGTAGGGTTTTGAAGCCTCTTAGGCCTGGGGAGCTTGATAAGGTTCCTCGTGGTAATTGGGTTGCTTTGGTTGATGGGCGGATGGTTGCTTGCGCTAGATCTCTCGAGGAGCTTATGGATATTATGGAGAAGAAAGGGTATAGTTATGATGAATATATTGCTGTTAAGCTTCATCGTCACGACTTAATGGCTGCTTAACTATCTATAGCGGTTTAGACTGTTCTGTGTGGATTAGTGCTTAGTGTTATGGTGTTTATTTTATGTTCCTACGTTTTATTACTGTTTTCAACTCCTCTCCGGTGGGGTAAGATTCTGGTTTATATATTATTACGCTTTATGGTATGGTAGGTGTAATTATCGCCTTCTAAGTTTTTATGGCTGTAAAATTGAGGTGGGTTTCAGTTTTATTTTATTGGTACCTTCACTGTTAGATTAAGAGGGTTGATTATTACCTTCATTATTGTTCCCTTTGGGAAGTGGTGGATTCTTACTTGTTCGCTTAAGTGTATCGGGAAGGCTGCTTCTATGTAGAGTTGGCCCCAGAAGTAGGTGGCGTTAGCGGGTTTTGTTATTATGGTGGTGTTTGGGAAGATTAGTTGGATGGTTGCTTTGTAGTTGTAGTATGGTAGTTTATATATTACGATTGATATTGCTGTGGATATTGTTGAAACGCTTCCGTCTATTTCGATGGTAATGTTATTTGCTTCGATTGCTTTGTGGAAGGGGTAGATTATTGTTGAAATGCTGTTGTTTGCTGTTTGTATGGTGAAGTTCTGGGGTGTACTATAGTTTTCTATTGGGATTGTCATGCTGAGTTTTGGAGGTAGGGTTTGCCTCATTTTATAGTAAGTGGTTAAACCCTTGTTCCACCAGTAGTTCGAGTGTGATATTATGTTTTTGGCTATTGTGTAGTTGAAATATTTACGGTAAATTATACTGGTGTCCGAGGGCTTTGACTCGTATATGAGGGGTATGCTCCTTATCGTCTTGTTGAGTGCGGTTATGCTGCTTGGAGGCTGGAAGTCTTCGCTACTCATTTTCTTGTCGAGTATTTCTCGGAAGATTTTTACCCAGAACTCAGGGGACTGTATATCTGGTTTTCTGTAGTGATCTGGTTTATTTGTAAAGAGAGCTTCCACATATTCGCTTGGGTTACTTGTCCATGCTATATAGTTCCCGTTGCTCCATATTATAGTGAAATTGTTTAATGCAATAGTCATTCTCTGCTTTATTAATGGTTTAAAGAGTGGTAGCCATGGTGCCTGCAGGATTCTCGGTAGGCTTGTGAGGCTTTGAGGTATTCCCATGTAGAAATATAGCATCCATCCGTTAAGAGGGTCTG comes from Candidatus Tiamatella incendiivivens and encodes:
- a CDS encoding DUF5678 domain-containing protein, which translates into the protein MTGRVLKPLRPGELDKVPRGNWVALVDGRMVACARSLEELMDIMEKKGYSYDEYIAVKLHRHDLMAA